Within the Glycine soja cultivar W05 chromosome 3, ASM419377v2, whole genome shotgun sequence genome, the region CCCAAGTTCGTATTCTCTTTACATTCCTCTTATATATGAATTTCATACACCTTTTCAAGTGTTTTTCATCAAGTAGCACTCTTCGCTTCTGTGCAGCAAGTAtcgatttttgtttttttggtgaatcaGCAAGCATCGaatgatgttatttttatttaagtgaCTTTTTTTTGAAGATGATTCACAAAGAAGTTTATTAAAAGAGGTTATGAGCTTCAACGTGATAAACTCTTATTTATTATTCGtttaattaagttattaaaataGACCAAATATTAGTCTAGACAGTAGATGATATATTCTCACCTATGGCACGTTGGATAAGGTAACGCGTGACTCTAGTAGACTTGGGGTTTACTACCACaccaccattttttttatttttagtgaaaatttataattaatcttgTAGCAATTTTGAAATCTAATTTTGCATTACTAGGTAACTCTattaattagataataaaataattaaacctaCTTTTGGGACAGGAATTGaacatgaatataaatatatattataaagtacATAGGTAATATATTATCACTTACACATTCTAAAGATATTCCAAAGGGATATTTACCCTTTCAAATTAACTTATCTAAAGTGATGAGACGTATAAAACGTGAAAGTAAAATTGTATCTACCATCTACCGTTGTTCTAAAATTGCTTAAGtttgagttattttaatttcaattaatgtttaatatgtctttattttttctctatatatttCGTTTTAAAGGAGTCAGTTTGCTTTCCTTcaaatttatcttttcttttggtAAAATATTATTCCCTTCTCGTGTTTATTTgacttttgtgttatttttatttatgtttaaataacatctttttgaaataaaagaatcacatgaaaacatatttttgatatattttattttaatatatatggttaaaatattttttatctttatatgacATTAGTCTTAATGAAGGggagtattttttaatataatctcTAAAAAAGTCAACAGATgctaatcaaatataaaatataaaaataaaatgttttatttagaagaaaaacCCTAATGCACCATAAAATGACACTTGTATATTCCACTTGTCATCATCAATCCTCTTAGATATTTGTCTAGTGTAAAGAAATGGTGGGCCCGGTTTCACAATCTCAACTCAACTTGAAGTAGCTGCAGTGAAGGGTATGCTTTGTAACGGACAAAAGCTTTTGTTATCCCTTGTTTTTTGGGAAAGAGAAGGGGAGGAGAGAGGTGTTTCAGAAGCTGAACTGAGGCTGTGTTGAGGGAAGATGAGATTTTATTAACATCATCAATTTGCTTTATTAATAAGATATTATTAGCTATTAATAGATGTACCATGTCCACAAGCAACCGAATTTTGCAAGGAAGAGGCTTTTGTCCTTAAACCTAGCCCCAGCTACCGCTCTAGCGGTTGCATTTGTTTTCACTCGGATATTTCACGTTACCAGGTGTAGTAGTATCATTTTACTTTATGACATGGCTATGCAAAATTTTGCcagaaagcaagaaaaaaagataagatgatTAATGCTCATCCGTTACTGATCAAAtttacaatgatttttttttcttctattttgcataTAAATACTCTtaaattgttagttagtttgtcCAACCGTaacttcaaataatatttttactacATATCCCCATTCAACATTTAATATTCCtcgaaaaaaaaagcttttaaaatgtttttatttgcaTCAGAATCTGGTTTTAACACCCAACCCCCAGCCGAAGCCAAACGAACATGGGCTAGAAGTGTAATTTTGGGGTCATCCGGATTCAGGTTTGAAAAGGCCGTTTAATCGAAACATGTCACAGCACAAAGACAAGAATGGTAGCAGATAATCGCCTAGTACTTTTTGCTTTTCACACCGCCTGCACTAAATAAGTTTCTTAAGGgtacttttgtaaaaaaaaattgaaaaattagctGGCGTTGGGAAGAACAAAAAGGCCGTACAAATAATAGCAACTCcccacaatattttttttgtcaacccCCTCAAATTTTGTTGAATACGTCAACTTTACCCAGTGGTGTGACAAGGCCAGTGTCTCAATAGTCACAGACTCAGTTGTTACCTAGTTGAAAACATTTGTGGTTAGACATGTAAATGAGCATGGTTGTTAATGAACTATTCTAATTTCACTCGTTAAGAGTTCATTCCGTAGggtggaaataaaataaattgaaatttaagttttgaattaaaataaaatgtaaaagtgaatttttatcttattttactgtttatgttattttttcccgctctttttcaattcaaacaaacatatCCTAGATGTAGATGTTCAATCATAttcatttgtttaattaaataattaaatttaagtttgagattagttcaattatttaaatgagtTAAACCTTATAAATTCAACATCAATGACTCGTTAATAACACTTTTTTTGCACAACTGACTCATTGCTTTAAATTGATGACGATAATTTCACTAGCTTATCATTTATAtatctattattaaaatatgtaaaattttgttgagaacgtaaaaattaattttgaagttttttttgtaatattcaataagttatgaatttttttttggattatgaaattgtaccaaaaaataaaaaaaagtacatagGTATTTGATAAAACAATCATCTTATTTTGTGCTTATGAAGTAcactttcttgttttcttttccttaaGTTGTATTTGTAAATTGGTGTTAAAATCTCTAACTCTCTATGACATGTAAACATGTAATGAACATTTGATAATAAATAGACTTAAAAGATTTGGTTTTTCCAACAAGATAAGAAATACAACTTAAAAATCAACCTATAAAGgaatttattcttatattataaattaaaatttccctctctcaattagatatttttaacatcttttctttttttggaagtGCATTTTCACACTTTCTGACAAAAAATATCTCTCTTATAATCTCAAATCACCATCCATTCATCTTTATACATGCACACACAGGTGTAGGGTAAAAGAAACTTATGTTAGttgtttaatataataaaatatataatttttaaatatttttatatttatttcatttaacatatgcttatattttaaaatgtttatatataatgGCTCACTTATTATTTCGCTTTAGGAATATAAAATGTCAAAACTGACCATATTGATACTCTACTCCTTCCGAGATCAGTCTCATGGATGTGTCAAAATATCCTGGATCTacccctaataaaaaaatgtcatttggaaaataattcaaaatatgaCTATATGAGCTAAATCCATTTCTAAAACACATTCaggtttaacttttaaaatttgatcatGTTAAAATTAAGTTGAGACTGGGCTAGGACTTAAAGGTGCTAATGTTAGTACACCGAGTGATCTACAAAATCTTGCAAGGAGATATTCGATAATGAATGCTTTGATTGGGTGATAGCAAGTTGTCGTCTATATTGTTGGCCGAATGGCACATATAATATCATGATTATCAAAACTATATCAGTCCCAGCATGTGTTGTTGTCCCAATATTTGTCGTTAGCAAATACTTACCCAACTCACTATCATGACCCTCTTTATCGTACCATGGACTATGTCATCCTAACCAAGGCAAATGAGCCACTTTCAATCCAAGCCCCTTATGTTGCAATTTGAAAccttactttatattttaacaaattaaattaaagcgACCAAAGTTTGGTCCCCATTACGGATAGCAAGCACTTGAGAAGAACCATGCACACTCCTTTTTTGTGTCATTTTCCTATGCCGTACTTCATTTTTATGCCACGCTTATCCACAAACTCATCCCACATTTAGATCCTTCTCCGATTCTCACCTGTTGTCTACTTCAATACCATGCACGTTTGTGCCACCATCATGTGATCTTTGTCCCCTTCATATATATGCACTTGCCATGTATCCCATTGGGATCAGAACCAATGAATATTTAGAATTTCCATGAAAGGGATGGTGCATCTTGTTGAGTACCTGATTGAGATGTGTCTCAAATGGTCAACAAGCTAAAGTGAGTGCTACTATAGACTCATGGCCACCGCCACCACTGTGCCCATCAGTGTTTGAAAGTGACAGAATTTTAATTGGACCATTCACTGCCTCACCATGCACTTTTTAAGTCCTTTTCAGTGTAGTCATTTTACACCAAGCAAATATGCATACAAAACTCTCTTGTATTTTGCATTACCTCATAACAAATACATCTTGCTTGCGAAGAAATTCACCCTGATGATGATGTTTTGTTGATTGGCACTTTAATAGTTACTGTAATCCTTATGCACTCGTTATATATACACCACTAACTAAACATTGAGTAGCCCATCAAGATATAGAGAATGAGAGGTGGTGACCCATTTGTGTTGTTGATTCTTTGGAGCAAAAGTGTCcttgaataaattaataaggaTGAGCATCTATTCATCCATTTCAATCTCGTTCCTGTATTCGTCTGTCATTTCCTTGGTAACATTCATAAAGACAAGATTACATTCTTGAATAGGAAGAGAAAGGGGGGGTAGGGATGATACACAAACTATACTATGGTCAAAACAAAAATGCCAATAATTAATGGGTATATATATGGCTTATAATCCTGTAGCTGGTAATTTCATTTGAATGGCTAGCCTTCTCTTTCATCATCTTTTGGTCTTGTTGAAGAGCTTGAACCTGAGGCCATTCCAATGACTTGGCTGTGTGTGAACCTTTGTAACTGAATCATGCGCGCATAAATCCCATCCGGGTGATTTTTCAACAACTGTGAATGGGAGCCTTGCTCGGCTACTTTCCCATCATCAATCACAGCAATCAGATTGGCATTCCTGACTGTTGATAGCCTATGTGCAACGATGATAGTTGTTTTTCCTGAGGAGGCGCGGTCTAGAGCCTCCTGAACAGACCTCTCTGATTCAGCATCAAGTGCACTTGTGGCCTCATCAAGAAGCATAAGTTCAGCCTTCCTCAAAAAAGCCCGAGCAACGGCTATTCTCTGCTTTTGTCCCCCGGATAGTTGAACACCTCTCTCCCCAACAAATGTTTTGTATCCATCTGGCAAACCAGATATGAACTTGTGTGCATTGGCAAGAGTTGCAGCTTCAATTATCTCAGCTTCAGTGGCTGACTCATGCCCATAAGCGATGTTTTCATAAATAGTAGTAGCAAACAAGCATGGCTCCTGAGGTACCACAGAAATGTGCCTTCTTAAGGACTTGAGGTTGTATTTCCTGATGTCCTTGCCATCAATCATGACCCGACCAGATGTTGGATCATAGAATCTTTGTATAAGTGCAATAATTGAGCTCTTACCACAGCCACTAGGTCCTACAAGGGCAAGAGTTTTACCAGCTCTTGCACGAAGACTGAGGTCACGAAAAACTGGCATATCCGGGCGAGTTGGATACGAGAAGTCTACATGCTTAAGTTCAACTTCACCACGAAGACGATCAGGAACAAGAGTAGCATCTTGATCATCAGGCTCAATTTCAGTTCTGCGGTCAAGGAGTTCGAAAACTGACCTCATGGCCTGGCCTCCTTTGATAAAGTCAGGAGCCAGTGTTAAAGTTTCAGCAGCACCATTTGCAGAAACCATTAGGACCATAAAAACTCGGATTGTTTTAGAGAAGTCAGAGATGCCATGCTTCACTAGCCAAGAAGCATACCAAAGACCAAGTGCATAGGAAGCATAAAGTGCAAACTGAGCTACACCATATCCACTTCCAGAAATTTGTCCCTTCCAAAAACAACGCTGTAGTGGAGCTTGGAGATTGGTGGTGAAAAGGCCAACAATTTTTGTTTCTGAATTGAAGGCTGCAACTGTCCTTACATTGGCTATAGCTTCTCCTGCAAGTTGTGTAGCCTTGGCATGAGCAGCTTCCAGGTCACCAGAGAAACCGGTCATGAACATTTTCTGTATAAAACCCAACAAGATACAAATGAAAACACAGAATTGAATCACAAAACATGTCAAGaaagaaatctaaaaaaaacaaacctgcaaaacagtgGCTGCAACAACAACAGGAAAGACAGCTACGAGGACAAGGGCAAGGCGCCACTGCAACACAAATCCTGCTGTACAGGCAACTAGCATAAGTGCAGTGTTCTGCACAATTACAGAAATTCGATCTCCAATGGCTGATCTGACATTGTTGGCATCAAGAGCCAGCCTTGCAGCAATCCTGGCACTCTCATTTTCCTCCTGATCAAACCATGCCATTTCATTTTTGAGCACTGCCATCAGCATTTTCTCTCTCACACGTTTGGTAAGATTTTCCCCAACAATGTCCCAGAAGAAGTGTTGCAATGTGTTGAAGAGAAGTGCAGTTGATGAAAGGCCAATCAACAAGTAGCAGTACTTTTCTATTTCGCGGATCATGTATCTGTGGTCTGGATTGTAATACACACTGAGGACAGCACTTAGAACATAAGCAAAGAAGGCACTAAGGGATCCACAAACTACAGACCCTATAGAGCCAATTAAAGCATAAAGCCATTCAGGAGAGTTCATTTTTGCAAGTCTCCAGAAGGAACTAGCTTGCTCTTTGAAAGCAAGCTTTTCAAGCCTGTAACTTGGATGTGAAGCATCAAGGGAAAGACTAAAATCAGATGTAGAGAAATCAGATAGCCTACGCGAGTATGGTGACCGTCCATAAGAAGAATTCCTAGCAATTATTGGTGAGCTTACGGAGTTTCTGGCACTTGAAGGCCTGCAAATAAAAATGTCACGTGAGATGATATATGGATATATGATATATCTCAGCTTGGAATATTCAGTGGCCAAAAGATGAATAAATTTTCATAAACAATGTAAATTAACTACAAACAGCTTTTTTCAAAGAATGCCAATGTCGAATATTAGTGGAAGCTACCTTGCACTACTCTTTCTAGCATTATTCACGGCAGTTTCATGAGCCATCTCCTGCATCTTTATAAGCTTGGCATAGACTCCATTTTCACCTTTCGAGAAGAGCTCATCATGAGTTCCAATTTCAGAAACACTTCCTAGCTGAAGTACAGCTACAAGGTCAGCTTTGCGAATTGTGGAGAGACGATGGGCAATTACAAGAGTTGTTCGGCCAATCATGAACCGGTCAAGGGCTTCTTGCACAAGCTTTTCTGACTCTGAGTCCAATGCACTTGTTGCCTCGTCTAGGAGAAGAATTGCAGGGTTTTTCAGCATTGCCCTTGCTATTGCTATTCTCTGTTTTTGCCCTCCAGAAAGTTGCAGCCCTCTTTCTCCTACCTgccaatgaaaaataaattcacTTATCCGCTATCATATAAGtttaacaaaatatcattttcaaacGCTATTTTCAGATAGTTTAAAAGAAGATGGAATGGTAAAAAATGGAATATAATGAGATTTATTCTATTCCGTTCCATGTAATATCTTTTCGTATTTCTTTCACCAGTTTGGGGCTGCGatgaaaacaattaattattcattaatttCCTTACCATTTCATCCACTTCTGAAACAattgaatataaattttaattcaaattctctATCATAGAATATTCAAGCAATggtatgatatttttaatccatTCTGTAACGTTTCCATCGTACTCCACCCATCAATTGATAATATCCAAACATAGGTTAAGACTCTTGTTCCCAAATGGGGGGCAAGCTTattctcaattaaattaaattagtccAGGACTAAAATTGTGAATCTATTATCAGTTTCTGCTTCATCATctttaaattatcatatatattatattattcctTCTGTCATTGATAATTAGTTTATCAAGTGTGCCATGAATAAATTATCTATTCTTATGGAGGCTACATAATTCATGAAGAACTTTTTCGGTGCTcttcatttttgttatatattctgGGCATTTCCAGGTTGGTTGGTTGTCTAGTGTCCTCATTTAAGAATTGAACATGCACAAGTTGACTGAAGCATGTTAACCCTCTTGGTCTTTTGCAGATGCAATGCATAAACAGGCATTTCCTGGCTTTGACTTCTGAACAAATctcatctttaaaaaaaaataaagaaag harbors:
- the LOC114407102 gene encoding ABC transporter B family member 1-like, which encodes MSKDSEEIKTIEQWKWTEMQGLELVPEEGAAAAPSQHHQLPMEMNTSEPPNKDVVGASSSSAAVTNGEKKEKEKESVPSVGFGELFRFADGLDYVLMGIGTVGAVVHGCSLPLFLRFFADLVNSFGSNANDVDKMTQEVVKYAFYFLVVGAAIWASSWAEISCWMWSGERQSTTMRIKYLEAALNQDIQFFDTEVRTSDVVFAINTDAVMVQDAISEKLGNFIHYMATFVSGFVVGFTAVWQLALVTLAVVPMIAVIGGIHTATLAKLSGKSQEALSQAGNIVEQTVAQIRVVLAFVGESRALQSYSSALRIAQKIGYKTGFAKGMGLGATYFVVFCCYALLLWYGGYLVRHHATNGGLAIATMFAVMIGGLGLGQSAPSMAAFTKARVAAAKIFRIIDHKPNIDRNSESGIELDTVTGLVELKNVDFSYPSRPEVQILNDFSLNVPAGKTIALVGSSGSGKSTVVSLIERFYDPTSGQVLLDGHDIKTLKLRWLRQQIGLVSQEPALFATTIRENILLGRPDADQVEIEEAARVANAHSFIIKLPDGYETQVGERGLQLSGGQKQRIAIARAMLKNPAILLLDEATSALDSESEKLVQEALDRFMIGRTTLVIAHRLSTIRKADLVAVLQLGSVSEIGTHDELFSKGENGVYAKLIKMQEMAHETAVNNARKSSARPSSARNSVSSPIIARNSSYGRSPYSRRLSDFSTSDFSLSLDASHPSYRLEKLAFKEQASSFWRLAKMNSPEWLYALIGSIGSVVCGSLSAFFAYVLSAVLSVYYNPDHRYMIREIEKYCYLLIGLSSTALLFNTLQHFFWDIVGENLTKRVREKMLMAVLKNEMAWFDQEENESARIAARLALDANNVRSAIGDRISVIVQNTALMLVACTAGFVLQWRLALVLVAVFPVVVAATVLQKMFMTGFSGDLEAAHAKATQLAGEAIANVRTVAAFNSETKIVGLFTTNLQAPLQRCFWKGQISGSGYGVAQFALYASYALGLWYASWLVKHGISDFSKTIRVFMVLMVSANGAAETLTLAPDFIKGGQAMRSVFELLDRRTEIEPDDQDATLVPDRLRGEVELKHVDFSYPTRPDMPVFRDLSLRARAGKTLALVGPSGCGKSSIIALIQRFYDPTSGRVMIDGKDIRKYNLKSLRRHISVVPQEPCLFATTIYENIAYGHESATEAEIIEAATLANAHKFISGLPDGYKTFVGERGVQLSGGQKQRIAVARAFLRKAELMLLDEATSALDAESERSVQEALDRASSGKTTIIVAHRLSTVRNANLIAVIDDGKVAEQGSHSQLLKNHPDGIYARMIQLQRFTHSQVIGMASGSSSSTRPKDDEREG